From one Zhongshania sp. R06B22 genomic stretch:
- a CDS encoding TetR/AcrR family transcriptional regulator: MTTSNSKISPESDGRRQRTERSRTAIIEASLSLLEEGILVPTAQQISDRAGVGIRTFFRHFEDMNTLFEAVDDSIRSHYEMLILTGDRNGTLEERIDHAVDRHAAVYEQIANIILSAAAQRWRYDVLRKNYARSQRGLRKDLDNLLPEIKDLPQSTREAIDAIASFEMWNRLREHQGQSKRSTISIVSSLLKTLIIQ, encoded by the coding sequence ATGACTACATCAAATTCGAAAATTTCGCCGGAGAGCGATGGTCGTCGTCAGCGAACAGAACGCAGCCGCACCGCCATTATTGAAGCGTCACTCAGCTTGTTAGAAGAAGGTATTCTGGTACCGACCGCACAGCAAATTTCAGATCGAGCCGGAGTGGGTATACGCACCTTTTTCAGGCATTTCGAAGACATGAACACCCTCTTCGAAGCGGTAGACGACAGCATTCGCAGCCACTACGAAATGCTCATCCTTACCGGCGATCGCAATGGTACGCTGGAAGAACGTATTGATCATGCTGTTGATCGACATGCCGCTGTTTACGAGCAAATCGCCAATATTATTTTATCAGCGGCGGCGCAGCGCTGGCGCTATGATGTACTGCGTAAAAATTATGCTCGCAGTCAACGCGGCCTGCGAAAAGACTTAGATAACTTGCTGCCAGAGATTAAAGACTTACCCCAATCAACACGCGAAGCCATTGATGCCATTGCGTCGTTTGAGATGTGGAATCGACTTCGGGAACATCAGGGCCAAAGCAAGCGCAGCACTATTAGTATTGTGAGCAGCTTACTTAAGACACTGATTATTCAATAA
- a CDS encoding L-threonylcarbamoyladenylate synthase: MALYTSSQESIAHAAGVLRRGGLIAFPTETVYGLGADAINERAVASIFTAKGRPADHPLIVHVSAASEIEYWARDIPDAAWELAERFWPGPLTLILKRAPGVLDAVTGGQDTIGLRVPDHPVALALLRAFGSGVAAPSANRFGRVSSTSATHVMAEFGDAVDGVIDGGCCQLGLESTILDLSGKYPRVLRPGSVMPDILAQILGQPLGVKTEDAPRVSGSMDSHYAPDTPLRLVEAGAVKAAAQSLLDLGHSIAVLSQSDPAPHHSRCRWLSMPNDPKPYGQSLYAHLREVDTWACEYLLVEQPPSQMAWDAVRDRLQRASGSRQGARSIV; this comes from the coding sequence ATGGCACTGTATACGAGCTCGCAAGAAAGTATTGCGCACGCCGCTGGGGTCTTGCGACGCGGCGGTTTGATCGCATTCCCAACCGAGACCGTTTATGGCTTGGGAGCAGACGCTATAAATGAGCGGGCGGTAGCCAGTATTTTCACGGCAAAGGGACGACCTGCGGATCACCCGCTTATTGTTCATGTGTCGGCGGCCAGCGAAATTGAATACTGGGCGCGAGATATTCCGGATGCCGCCTGGGAGCTGGCAGAGCGCTTCTGGCCAGGTCCGCTCACACTGATTCTGAAACGTGCACCGGGGGTCTTGGACGCGGTAACAGGCGGTCAAGACACTATTGGTCTGCGAGTGCCGGATCACCCCGTGGCGCTGGCCTTGCTCAGAGCTTTCGGCAGTGGTGTCGCGGCGCCATCCGCCAATCGATTCGGCCGCGTGAGTTCCACCTCAGCCACTCACGTGATGGCAGAATTTGGCGACGCCGTGGACGGTGTTATCGATGGTGGCTGTTGTCAGCTAGGCTTGGAATCCACCATTCTCGACCTCAGTGGTAAATACCCGCGCGTGCTGCGTCCGGGGAGCGTCATGCCTGACATACTTGCTCAAATTCTTGGCCAGCCACTTGGTGTGAAGACCGAGGACGCGCCCAGAGTGTCGGGTAGCATGGACTCCCATTACGCGCCAGATACGCCGCTGAGATTAGTCGAGGCAGGGGCCGTTAAGGCTGCGGCCCAGTCGCTGCTAGATCTCGGACACTCGATTGCCGTGTTGTCCCAGAGCGACCCAGCACCTCATCACAGCCGCTGTCGTTGGTTGTCGATGCCCAACGATCCCAAGCCCTATGGGCAATCGCTTTATGCGCATTTACGAGAAGTCGATACCTGGGCTTGTGAATACCTACTAGTCGAACAACCACCGTCTCAAATGGCATGGGACGCCGTGCGCGACCGCTTACAACGTGCCTCCGGTAGTCGGCAGGGCGCAAGGAGTATTGTATGA
- a CDS encoding P-II family nitrogen regulator: MQGHTRKLLTVITEAAVEGPLIRDIERQGAHGYTITDARGKGTRGVRNAGWEASGNIRIEVVCDADTATRISIFLQQKYYDNYAMILFVSDIEVLRPEKF, from the coding sequence ATGCAGGGACATACACGCAAGCTCTTGACGGTAATCACCGAAGCGGCCGTAGAAGGGCCTTTGATCCGGGATATCGAACGTCAAGGTGCCCATGGTTACACCATTACCGACGCTCGTGGTAAAGGCACCCGAGGGGTTCGTAATGCCGGCTGGGAGGCAAGTGGCAACATTCGCATAGAAGTGGTGTGTGATGCTGACACGGCGACCCGAATATCCATCTTTCTACAGCAAAAGTATTACGACAATTACGCGATGATCTTGTTCGTAAGCGATATCGAAGTACTGCGACCAGAAAAGTTTTAA
- a CDS encoding delta-class carbonic anhydrase, translated as MKSMNINVQKNILAVAIGGALVVSMSASASTVSDSVVEKQRAALEANTDGKGFGPQSPRDIDQGYGVNERVFGTAPNRAQMNLCNIHFHKNAEHKGGNFTTYAGNGDGKGSETGYVYDGKLSSSQLKPIKGKACASKGDPLQSGDTLEVHFVFSSADIKPGPTLGACLSDSTMNPGLRVEGQVIVLANDKKAIDFKDLTTVSTINGYYQAPNIPTDTGIPVEYLGSTTGPSHNETASPLKVSWSVRPEVAVVDINSVKDWCDDNIFKEDYSHGVRNLVVNPKLLSPIN; from the coding sequence ATGAAATCGATGAATATTAATGTTCAGAAAAACATTCTCGCTGTGGCTATCGGTGGCGCCTTAGTGGTGTCTATGTCAGCGTCGGCCAGCACGGTCAGTGACAGTGTGGTTGAGAAGCAGCGTGCTGCCCTAGAAGCTAATACCGACGGCAAGGGCTTTGGCCCCCAATCTCCACGAGATATTGATCAAGGCTATGGCGTGAATGAGCGAGTTTTTGGCACTGCGCCAAACCGTGCGCAAATGAATTTATGTAATATCCATTTTCATAAAAATGCTGAACACAAGGGCGGAAACTTTACTACGTATGCCGGAAACGGGGATGGTAAGGGGTCGGAAACCGGCTATGTATATGATGGCAAGCTGAGCTCCTCGCAACTTAAGCCGATCAAAGGTAAGGCGTGCGCGTCTAAGGGCGACCCATTACAATCAGGAGATACCCTTGAAGTTCACTTTGTGTTTTCCTCCGCTGATATTAAGCCCGGACCAACGCTTGGTGCATGTTTATCTGACAGCACGATGAATCCCGGCTTGAGGGTCGAAGGGCAGGTGATTGTCTTAGCGAATGACAAAAAGGCGATAGACTTTAAGGACCTTACAACGGTGAGCACCATAAATGGCTATTACCAGGCGCCAAATATCCCAACTGATACGGGCATACCGGTAGAGTATTTGGGTTCTACTACCGGTCCATCACACAATGAAACAGCGTCGCCCTTAAAAGTGAGCTGGAGCGTTAGGCCAGAAGTTGCGGTCGTGGATATTAACTCGGTAAAAGATTGGTGCGACGATAATATCTTTAAGGAAGACTATTCCCACGGGGTACGCAACTTGGTAGTAAATCCTAAGTTATTGTCACCCATCAACTAA
- a CDS encoding glutathione S-transferase family protein — protein MPIREPLRLIGATASPYSLKMIALMRYRHIHYAVTWGMPEVVLEKMGIEKPKMVFLPTFLFEDEAGKPVATCDSSPIIRRLEAIYDGRSVIPPDPALAFIDYLIEDFADEWVTKYMFHYRWYPEEDADNAGTLLPFCADISLSDAQAAEFKAMFTSRQISRLSYVGSNDITAPVIEASYRRFLQAMEKHLSRQPYMLGHRPGAGDFGLLGQLTQLIGVDPSPRRIAHKLSPRTVAWVNIMQDLSGVNPKDSDWTRLEDQPDTLKGLLAEVGRVYAPALLANAAAVQAGEKSWSTEIDGERWEQRAFPYQAKCLVWINEAYRALGNQDRARVDKILEGTACETMLQGV, from the coding sequence ATGCCCATACGTGAACCCTTGCGCTTAATAGGCGCCACTGCATCGCCCTATTCATTAAAAATGATTGCCTTAATGCGGTATCGACATATTCATTATGCGGTGACCTGGGGAATGCCAGAAGTGGTGCTGGAAAAAATGGGTATTGAAAAACCTAAGATGGTTTTCTTGCCGACATTTTTATTTGAAGACGAAGCTGGCAAGCCAGTCGCCACCTGCGATTCAAGTCCCATTATTCGGCGCTTAGAGGCTATATATGATGGCCGTTCGGTCATTCCACCGGACCCGGCATTAGCCTTTATTGACTATTTGATTGAGGACTTTGCCGACGAATGGGTCACCAAGTATATGTTCCACTATCGCTGGTATCCTGAAGAAGATGCCGACAATGCCGGAACCTTGCTACCATTTTGTGCAGATATAAGCCTTAGCGATGCACAGGCAGCAGAATTCAAAGCCATGTTTACTAGTCGGCAGATTTCTAGGCTGAGTTACGTCGGTTCCAATGACATTACCGCGCCAGTTATTGAGGCTAGCTATCGGCGTTTTCTGCAGGCGATGGAAAAACATTTGAGCCGACAACCCTATATGCTCGGCCATCGCCCCGGAGCGGGCGATTTCGGCCTTTTAGGGCAGCTCACCCAATTAATTGGTGTTGATCCCAGTCCCCGTCGTATTGCCCATAAGCTATCGCCTCGCACCGTCGCCTGGGTCAATATTATGCAGGATCTTTCGGGGGTGAATCCTAAAGACAGTGATTGGACTCGCCTTGAGGATCAGCCTGATACCTTAAAGGGATTGTTGGCCGAAGTGGGTCGAGTCTATGCCCCTGCGCTGCTGGCCAATGCGGCTGCAGTGCAGGCCGGCGAGAAATCGTGGAGCACTGAAATTGACGGCGAACGCTGGGAGCAGCGCGCTTTCCCGTATCAGGCTAAATGCCTTGTGTGGATTAACGAAGCTTATCGCGCACTGGGTAATCAGGATCGCGCGAGGGTAGATAAAATACTTGAAGGCACCGCTTGCGAGACGATGTTGCAAGGAGTCTAG
- a CDS encoding sensor histidine kinase: MYKRKLFYFGLITSLVLLLAILSTVLSANLNRKNLKQSNIAQSLLVEHERVSGISYRLFKQLTDEVILGQSANQAIVRNKRALISQSLSTIRQLELEQREALGVQHTKGSVEDTDELELLIDVIIRGFQLVFTGSEEAPVDQQERLRSLLEVTIDDEFREAINAAVSRQSKVVATINAQINTLNTAMVWFSGGLGLISFSIIIYGCYWLFNQLYQPIILIRSATNAIASGEYDKPISEKLDQEFEELATSINQLAKRLKEHEANEIRSRKQLELDVEQRTSELTKANLQLTKIDARRRQFIADVSHELRTPLTIIRGEAQVTLRMRTASQEEYKETLSAILEQSVNLSKLVDDLLILTRAEMHQLQLQIERLNIVTLLSAEVGRWQRRSDDRLITFTVDETLRDIDVAIDKPRFQQVISILLDNATKYSKPAGAVEVGITKNESLVTITVKDTGEGISAAEIENIFERFVRFSRINEGLGLGLPIAKAIVEAHGGQITVKSIQGEGSTFSVILPTELPS; the protein is encoded by the coding sequence ATGTATAAGCGTAAACTTTTCTATTTTGGCCTGATCACATCCCTGGTCTTGCTACTTGCTATTCTCAGCACAGTATTATCAGCCAACCTTAATCGCAAAAACCTAAAACAAAGCAATATTGCACAGTCTTTATTGGTTGAGCATGAGCGAGTTTCAGGCATTTCATATCGACTGTTTAAACAGTTAACCGATGAAGTGATTCTTGGCCAAAGTGCCAATCAAGCTATTGTTCGCAATAAACGCGCTTTAATTAGTCAGTCGCTAAGCACCATTAGACAGCTCGAATTAGAACAGAGAGAGGCCCTCGGCGTTCAACACACCAAGGGGAGTGTTGAAGACACTGATGAGCTTGAGCTACTCATTGACGTCATTATCCGAGGATTCCAGCTGGTCTTTACAGGTAGTGAAGAAGCGCCCGTTGACCAACAGGAGCGCTTGCGTAGCTTACTGGAAGTCACGATTGACGATGAATTTAGAGAAGCTATAAATGCAGCGGTAAGCCGGCAAAGCAAGGTGGTTGCAACTATAAACGCACAGATCAATACACTTAATACTGCCATGGTCTGGTTCTCCGGTGGACTTGGCCTAATATCATTTTCTATTATTATTTATGGCTGCTACTGGCTGTTCAATCAGCTTTACCAGCCCATCATTCTAATTCGCAGTGCCACAAATGCTATTGCCTCTGGAGAGTATGACAAACCAATATCGGAGAAATTAGATCAGGAGTTTGAAGAGCTTGCCACCTCGATCAATCAGCTCGCCAAACGCTTAAAAGAGCACGAGGCCAATGAAATAAGATCAAGAAAACAACTCGAGCTTGATGTGGAGCAGCGTACTAGTGAACTCACTAAGGCTAACTTACAGCTTACTAAAATTGATGCACGTCGACGCCAGTTTATTGCTGATGTGTCCCATGAGCTGCGCACGCCCTTAACTATTATTCGCGGTGAAGCTCAGGTCACTTTACGCATGAGAACCGCAAGTCAGGAGGAGTATAAAGAGACTCTATCGGCAATTTTAGAGCAGTCCGTAAATTTAAGTAAGTTAGTTGACGACCTACTAATCCTGACCCGCGCAGAAATGCATCAACTGCAACTTCAAATAGAAAGGCTCAATATAGTCACTCTGCTTAGCGCCGAAGTGGGCCGCTGGCAGCGTCGCAGCGATGATAGACTAATAACTTTCACAGTAGACGAAACGCTGAGGGATATCGACGTAGCAATAGATAAGCCGCGTTTTCAACAAGTGATTTCTATTTTACTCGACAATGCGACCAAGTATTCAAAACCTGCCGGGGCGGTAGAAGTGGGTATTACCAAAAATGAGTCACTTGTCACCATTACCGTAAAAGACACTGGCGAAGGTATTTCTGCCGCTGAAATTGAAAATATATTTGAACGCTTTGTACGCTTTAGTCGTATTAACGAGGGCTTAGGATTAGGCTTACCCATTGCTAAAGCGATAGTCGAGGCACATGGGGGTCAAATAACCGTCAAATCTATTCAAGGAGAAGGCTCGACTTTTTCCGTTATATTACCTACCGAGTTACCCTCATGA
- a CDS encoding OmpW family outer membrane protein, whose amino-acid sequence MKKSGVTIAVLASLVASQHVVAFEKGDLIARVGIANVSPDESTSNVFVGGADQGASLEIGDDTQLGLNFAYFITDRINVEVLAATPFSHDVSFSNGARLGEVTHLPPTVSVNYYLNSPSSAFQPYAGIGLNYTFIYDEEFSSENEAAGLSDLSLDNSFGLAAQIGADYILDEKWFINGAVRWIDIDTEATFSAGADRGSVSTIEIDPVVYMVSVGYKF is encoded by the coding sequence ATGAAAAAGTCTGGTGTCACTATAGCGGTCCTAGCTTCCCTAGTAGCCTCACAACATGTCGTCGCATTTGAAAAAGGAGATCTAATAGCACGCGTAGGTATTGCAAATGTTAGCCCCGACGAATCCACCTCCAACGTTTTTGTCGGCGGCGCCGATCAAGGCGCTAGTCTTGAAATTGGAGATGATACCCAGCTGGGATTGAACTTCGCTTACTTCATAACGGACAGGATTAACGTTGAAGTACTAGCGGCAACACCTTTTAGCCACGATGTGTCATTTAGCAATGGAGCCCGACTCGGCGAGGTAACACATCTTCCCCCTACTGTTAGCGTTAACTACTACTTAAATTCGCCTAGTAGTGCCTTTCAGCCTTACGCTGGAATTGGCTTAAATTACACCTTTATTTATGACGAAGAATTTTCGTCGGAAAACGAAGCCGCTGGCTTGAGTGACTTGTCTCTTGATAATTCATTTGGCCTTGCTGCTCAGATAGGTGCCGATTATATCCTTGACGAAAAGTGGTTCATAAACGGCGCGGTGCGCTGGATAGATATTGATACTGAAGCTACATTTAGTGCAGGTGCTGATAGAGGTTCGGTGAGTACGATTGAGATAGATCCAGTCGTATATATGGTTTCAGTTGGCTATAAATTTTAA
- a CDS encoding response regulator transcription factor: MNILIADDEKPLTNFLARGLRAEGYECVIINELHEVLPYIKKHSPKIVVLDRLFGSEDSLTIIAAIKALPAPPMMLMLTALDEVSERVKGLQAGADDYLCKPFDFDELLARITALRRLLGTAEKSPQNTLSFAGLELLLEQRIAMLKGEELSLTKIEYELLLYLIENQKKVLTRERILSRVWQTHSDPNTNIVDVYISRLRRKLDSDQTITIQTLRGTGYRLSLSST, translated from the coding sequence ATGAATATTCTTATTGCCGATGACGAAAAGCCGTTGACCAATTTTTTGGCTCGCGGTCTCCGGGCAGAAGGTTATGAATGTGTCATTATTAATGAGCTACACGAAGTATTGCCTTATATTAAGAAGCACTCTCCAAAAATAGTGGTATTGGATCGTTTATTTGGGTCGGAAGATAGCTTAACCATTATCGCCGCTATTAAAGCCCTGCCCGCGCCGCCGATGATGTTAATGTTAACGGCTTTAGATGAGGTCAGTGAAAGGGTGAAAGGCTTGCAGGCCGGGGCCGACGACTATTTGTGTAAACCCTTCGACTTTGATGAGCTACTGGCACGTATTACCGCGCTGCGCAGATTGTTGGGCACCGCAGAAAAATCCCCTCAAAATACATTGAGCTTTGCTGGTTTAGAATTGCTGTTAGAGCAGAGAATTGCCATGCTAAAGGGTGAAGAGCTTTCGCTAACGAAAATTGAATATGAGCTACTACTATATTTAATTGAAAATCAGAAAAAAGTATTAACGAGGGAACGTATTCTAAGTCGTGTTTGGCAAACCCATAGCGATCCAAACACCAATATAGTGGATGTATATATTAGTCGACTAAGACGAAAACTGGATAGTGACCAAACGATCACTATCCAGACTTTGCGCGGCACTGGTTATCGCCTTAGCTTAAGCAGCACCTAG
- a CDS encoding DsbA family protein: MSETFKDQGGASTSEPSRLRRWVTSRLFMTRLAHADYQRKSREKHERQRAKSGSRALIEYFHQVDDGYSYLAAQLLQQFSERYDVDVICHLVSGPIGDNAPEPELLLRLAVEDAGHIAPHYGLEFPAAQKLPACELVEQANAILAKQDSAGFIECVVAVNTALWNHDQAALTALADHFGALAPADAARQVEQGNARRTALGHYSAAMFHYGNEWFWGVDRLCYLESLLVELGLDNRWGEPLLAPRKDIEIGSLRDTGTLTFEIYPSLRSPYTAIIFDRALELARTTGVNLVVKPVLPMVMRGVPATREKGTYIMRDCGREARAAGTAFGPIYDPIGHPVRQCYSLYPWACQQGKGNELLSSFLRCAFAEGVNTNKLKGLQRVVEKAGLDWKAAQTHLGDSAWESELEKNRLAMYDAGLWGVPSFRLLDGEGKQVLALWGQDRLWLFAREIQRLLAERKH, translated from the coding sequence ATGAGTGAAACCTTTAAGGATCAGGGTGGTGCGTCGACCTCGGAGCCAAGTCGACTGCGGCGGTGGGTGACGTCAAGATTGTTTATGACTCGTTTGGCGCATGCCGATTACCAGCGTAAATCCCGCGAAAAACATGAAAGGCAGCGTGCGAAGTCCGGATCGAGAGCGCTTATTGAATACTTTCATCAAGTAGATGATGGTTATAGCTATCTCGCCGCGCAGTTATTGCAGCAGTTTAGTGAGCGCTATGATGTGGATGTTATCTGTCATCTGGTGTCTGGCCCTATTGGTGATAATGCACCAGAGCCGGAGTTGCTATTGAGGTTGGCAGTTGAGGATGCCGGTCATATTGCGCCGCATTACGGACTGGAATTCCCTGCTGCGCAAAAATTGCCAGCGTGTGAGTTGGTCGAGCAGGCAAATGCGATATTGGCCAAGCAGGATTCGGCGGGGTTTATCGAGTGTGTGGTCGCCGTGAATACCGCGCTATGGAATCATGATCAAGCTGCCCTAACAGCGCTTGCGGATCACTTTGGTGCGCTGGCACCTGCAGATGCCGCTCGCCAAGTTGAGCAAGGCAATGCGCGGCGTACCGCGCTCGGGCATTACTCGGCGGCCATGTTTCACTACGGCAATGAGTGGTTTTGGGGCGTTGATCGTCTCTGCTATCTTGAGTCGCTCTTGGTTGAGCTTGGTCTAGATAATCGCTGGGGTGAGCCGCTACTTGCTCCCCGTAAAGATATTGAAATTGGCTCGCTGCGAGACACCGGAACCCTAACATTTGAAATCTACCCGTCGTTGCGCAGCCCATATACTGCGATTATATTTGATCGCGCCCTGGAGTTGGCGAGAACCACGGGTGTGAATTTAGTGGTTAAACCGGTACTGCCGATGGTGATGCGTGGCGTGCCCGCCACGCGCGAGAAGGGCACGTATATTATGCGCGACTGCGGTCGTGAGGCGAGGGCGGCAGGGACGGCGTTCGGTCCGATCTACGATCCCATAGGTCATCCCGTCAGGCAATGTTATTCACTCTATCCTTGGGCTTGTCAGCAGGGCAAGGGCAATGAATTACTGTCTAGCTTTTTGCGTTGCGCATTTGCTGAGGGTGTTAACACCAATAAACTTAAAGGTTTACAGCGGGTGGTCGAAAAGGCTGGCTTGGATTGGAAGGCTGCCCAAACGCATTTAGGTGACTCTGCTTGGGAGTCAGAGCTAGAGAAAAATCGCCTCGCGATGTACGACGCTGGTCTTTGGGGAGTGCCGAGTTTTAGGCTACTCGATGGCGAAGGTAAGCAGGTACTTGCACTTTGGGGGCAGGATAGACTTTGGTTGTTTGCTCGAGAAATTCAGAGACTACTCGCCGAGAGAAAGCACTAG
- the ilvD gene encoding dihydroxy-acid dehydratase, protein MTEITQNMRKYSALVVDGVESTPARAMLRAVGFTDDDFKKPQIGIASTWANVTPCNMHINKLAEEAEKGANAGGGKAVIFNTITISDGIANGTEGMKYSLVSREVIADSIETVVGCEGFDGLVAVGGCDKNMPGCLIGMARLNRPAIFVYGGTIKPGHGHTDIISVFEAVGQHAKGDIDLIQVKEIEDTAIPGPGSCGGMYTANTMASAIEALGMSLPGSSAQNAISSDKASDCFRAGEQVVELLRQDIKPRDIMTRKAFENAIRVIIALAGSTNGVLHLLAMAHAVDVKLTLDDFTEIGNTTPVLADLRPSGKYMMSELVAIGGIQPLMKRMLDIGLLHGDVLTVTGKTLAENLANVADYPADQDVIRPFDNPIKKDSHLVILHGNLSPTGAVAKITGKEGLRFEGTARVYHGEEGALAGILNGEVVAGDVIVIRYEGPKGGPGMREMLSPTSAIMGKGLGKDVALITDGRFSGGSHGFVVGHVTPEAFDGGPIALIENGDVITIDAETREIRVAVSDVVLAERRARWTQPAPLYTRGVLAKYAKLVSSAAEGAVTDK, encoded by the coding sequence ATGACTGAGATAACCCAAAATATGCGTAAGTATTCCGCCCTCGTTGTGGATGGTGTGGAGTCGACTCCGGCCCGTGCGATGTTGCGCGCTGTGGGCTTTACTGATGACGATTTTAAGAAGCCGCAGATCGGTATCGCCTCGACGTGGGCCAATGTCACGCCTTGTAATATGCATATTAATAAGTTGGCGGAAGAGGCTGAAAAAGGCGCCAACGCCGGGGGTGGCAAGGCTGTCATCTTTAATACCATTACCATCTCCGATGGTATCGCCAATGGCACAGAGGGCATGAAGTACTCCCTGGTGTCGCGTGAGGTGATTGCTGATTCCATCGAAACCGTGGTCGGCTGCGAAGGCTTCGACGGCCTCGTCGCGGTGGGTGGCTGCGACAAGAATATGCCGGGATGTCTTATCGGCATGGCGCGCTTGAACCGTCCAGCCATCTTTGTTTATGGCGGCACCATAAAACCCGGCCATGGCCACACCGATATTATCTCAGTGTTTGAGGCGGTGGGGCAGCACGCCAAAGGCGACATCGACCTAATCCAAGTTAAAGAGATTGAAGACACCGCCATCCCCGGTCCGGGTTCTTGTGGTGGCATGTATACCGCCAACACCATGGCCTCAGCCATCGAGGCGCTGGGCATGTCGCTGCCTGGTTCGTCTGCACAAAATGCGATCAGCAGTGACAAGGCATCGGACTGTTTCCGTGCTGGCGAGCAGGTTGTGGAATTACTGCGCCAAGACATCAAGCCGCGCGACATCATGACGCGCAAGGCGTTTGAAAATGCTATCCGCGTCATCATCGCACTAGCTGGTTCCACCAATGGTGTGCTGCATCTGCTCGCCATGGCGCATGCGGTGGACGTAAAACTTACGCTAGATGACTTCACCGAGATCGGTAATACCACGCCGGTGCTCGCCGACCTGCGCCCCAGCGGTAAGTACATGATGTCGGAGTTGGTCGCTATTGGTGGCATCCAGCCACTCATGAAGCGGATGCTCGATATTGGCCTGCTGCACGGTGATGTGCTCACTGTTACGGGCAAGACTCTGGCAGAAAATCTCGCCAATGTCGCCGACTATCCTGCGGATCAAGACGTCATTCGTCCCTTTGATAATCCCATTAAGAAGGACTCGCACCTCGTTATTTTACACGGCAATCTGTCGCCCACTGGCGCCGTCGCCAAGATCACCGGCAAGGAAGGCTTGCGCTTCGAAGGCACTGCCCGCGTCTATCACGGTGAAGAGGGGGCGCTAGCGGGGATTCTCAATGGTGAGGTGGTGGCAGGGGATGTCATCGTGATTCGTTATGAAGGCCCTAAAGGTGGCCCCGGTATGCGCGAAATGCTGTCGCCGACCTCGGCCATTATGGGTAAGGGGCTTGGCAAGGACGTCGCGCTTATTACCGACGGCCGTTTTTCTGGCGGTTCGCACGGCTTCGTAGTTGGCCATGTTACCCCAGAGGCTTTTGATGGTGGACCCATTGCTCTGATTGAAAACGGCGATGTTATTACCATCGATGCCGAGACCCGCGAGATCCGGGTTGCGGTCTCCGATGTTGTCCTCGCCGAGCGCCGCGCTCGCTGGACACAGCCGGCGCCGCTCTACACCCGTGGCGTGCTGGCCAAGTACGCGAAGCTGGTATCCAGCGCCGCGGAGGGCGCCGTCACTGATAAGTAA
- a CDS encoding sodium-dependent bicarbonate transport family permease: protein MNVTDPIILFFLLGLVAGLLRSELRLPASIYEFVSILLLLAIGLKGGIELAKQPFGDLLPDMVAVVAMGFFLALLAFPVLLYLGRFKRADAASIAAHYGSVSVGTYAVAVAFLGSRQVSFEEHMPLLLVLLEIPAILVGIVLARGLSRQTRWREVGHEVFLGKSIVLLVGGLLIGWAAGPEGLSSITPLFFDLFKGILALFLLEMGLLTATQVGGLRRHGLFLVAFGVGMPLFSSLVGTGLGLALGLSVGGITMLATLAASASYIAVPAAMRISVPEASPTLSLAASLGVTFPFNVLFGIPIYYALAQWAHAAMGG, encoded by the coding sequence ATGAATGTGACCGATCCTATTATCCTGTTTTTTCTGCTAGGTCTCGTCGCCGGCTTACTGCGTTCGGAGCTGCGTCTTCCTGCGTCTATTTATGAATTTGTGAGTATACTCCTGCTGCTCGCCATCGGTCTTAAGGGTGGTATCGAACTCGCCAAACAGCCCTTCGGAGATTTGCTGCCAGATATGGTCGCAGTGGTGGCAATGGGCTTTTTCCTTGCCCTACTGGCCTTTCCGGTACTTCTTTACCTAGGCCGCTTCAAGCGCGCAGATGCGGCTTCGATCGCCGCACATTATGGCTCGGTGAGCGTTGGCACCTATGCAGTGGCAGTCGCCTTTCTCGGTTCCCGCCAGGTCTCGTTTGAAGAGCACATGCCGCTACTTTTGGTGTTGTTGGAGATCCCCGCCATTTTAGTTGGTATTGTTCTGGCGCGTGGCCTGTCTCGGCAGACGCGTTGGCGTGAGGTTGGTCACGAAGTCTTTTTAGGAAAAAGCATTGTGTTGCTGGTGGGCGGTCTACTCATTGGTTGGGCTGCTGGACCTGAGGGACTGTCTTCAATCACGCCGCTATTCTTTGATCTCTTCAAGGGTATTTTGGCCCTGTTCTTGTTAGAGATGGGTTTACTCACGGCGACGCAGGTGGGCGGCCTGCGCCGCCACGGATTATTTCTGGTAGCTTTTGGCGTTGGGATGCCGCTGTTTTCGTCGCTAGTGGGCACTGGTCTGGGCTTGGCATTGGGCTTGTCTGTTGGCGGAATCACCATGCTCGCGACCTTGGCCGCCAGTGCTTCTTATATTGCGGTACCAGCTGCTATGCGAATATCTGTACCCGAGGCCAGTCCGACATTGTCGCTGGCGGCCTCCTTAGGTGTTACATTCCCGTTTAATGTCTTGTTTGGCATTCCAATTTATTATGCACTCGCTCAATGGGCGCATGCGGCTATGGGAGGATAA